The Helianthus annuus cultivar XRQ/B chromosome 16, HanXRQr2.0-SUNRISE, whole genome shotgun sequence genome includes a window with the following:
- the LOC110917223 gene encoding uncharacterized protein LOC110917223 has translation MTTITAFSIQERTSHNSHKFAFNLTPNNYGYWKAMMEPFLKANGLYRYVDNTLSCPEEKITTGDATTTNRNFTNWIANDAHVRMIIISTVSESSFQHIQGDTAREVWLSLARAYAPSNSSHQFTLKTQLLKISMKDGEKGIDYLSRAQEYATALANIGEPVKDKDLIMLTIAGLREEYHGLKSNLLARSPPVQFNELHGLIGDHEYITRSTISSSSASPQVFNVTTAATTTSQAPDLASIQQQITNLQLLANQLASTTQPSASPSAPQANYANRSASSRPTCGYGRGRAFSRGGRGRGGSQGSRQFAWASTQNMVYGHCNRCGIGHIPSQCPNHTGSSRGSPQANYANSEAGSYTTWTSDTGANSHGTPDLASMDNSDVYYGRGYQGYPPHRP, from the exons ATGACAACGATTACTGCTTTTAGTATTCAAGAACGTACATCCCATAATTCCCACAAGTTTGCATTCAATCTTACACCAAACAATTATGGCTACTGGAAAGCCATGATGGAACCGTTTTTAAAGGCCAATGGATTATATCGTTATGTTGACAACACGTTATCTTGCCCGGAAGAGAAAATTACAACCGGTGATGCTACTACTACAAACCGTAATTTTACAAACTGGATTGCTAATGATGCGCATGTCCGCATGATCATTATATCCACCGTTTCCGAGTCTTCGTTTCAACACATCCAAGGAGACACGGCTCGGGAAGTGTGGTTAAGTCTAGCACGTGCATATGCTCCTTCGAATTCATCTCATCAGTTCACACTAAAAACGCAGCTTTTAAAGATTTCAATGAAAGATGGTGAAAAAGGTATTGATTATCTCAGCCGTGCTCAAGAATATGCAACGGCTCTTGCAAATATTGGTGAACCCGTCAAAGACAAAGATCTCATCATGCTTACTATAGCCGGTTTACGCGAGGAATACCATGGTTTGAAAAGCAACCTTCTTGCCCGCTCCCCACCGGTTCAATTTAACGAGCTTCACGGCCTGATTGGTGATCATGAATATATCACTCGGTCCACTATTTCTTCATCATCGGCCTCTCCACAAGTCTTCAATGTTACCACTGCCGCAACAACTACTTCCCAGGCCCCCGATTTGGCTTCGATTCAGCAGCAGATTACCAACCTTCAACTTTTGGCAAACCAACTTGCTTCCACAACTCAGCCGTCGGCATCACCATCGGCTCCTCAGGCAAACTATGCTAATCGGTCTGCTTCTTCAAGACCGACCTGTGGATACGGTCGGGGCCGTGCGTTTTCTCGCGGGGGCCGTGGCCGTGGTGGTTCACAAGGCTCTCGCCAATTTGCTTGGGCGTCCACGCAAAATATGGTTTACGGTCATTGCAATAGATGTGGTATTGGTCATATTCCCTCACAGTGCCCGAATCACACCGGCTCTTCTCGTGGATCACCTCAAGCGAATTATGCAAACTCTGAGGCGGGCTCATATACTACTTGGACATCAGATACAGGCGCTAATTCCCATGGTACTCCTGATCTTGCTAGTATGGACAACTCGGACGTCTATTACG GACGAGGCTACCAGGGCTATCCTCCTCACAGGCCCTAG
- the LOC110915439 gene encoding NO-associated protein 1, chloroplastic/mitochondrial — protein MIPKTLSLTSISPFLLPQFKIPKSHNPGRVTIICKSVNSQPQQQTQPELSVSGPESQGTGAAAPTRGDIFLERQQLLAASSSSSSSSSLVIEKKKKKKKEKTSGSLKVATFCCYGCGAPLQVSEMDAPGYVDPETYELKKKHRQLRTILCGRCRLLSHGHMVTAVGGNGGYAGGKQFVTAEELREKLRHLRHEKALIVKLVDIVDFNGSFLAHVRDLAGANPIILVVTKVDLLPKGTDFNCVGDWVVEATMRKKLNVLSVHLTSSKSLVGITGVVSEIQKEKKGRDVYILGAANVGKSAFINAILKMLSDKDPVAAMARKYKPIQSAVPGTTVGPIQINAFLGGGKVYDTPGVHLHHRQAAVVHSQDLPALAPRSRLRGQSFTKEVVKDQWVSEKTEFNSLTGFSIFWGGLVRIDVLKVLPETCLTFYGPKAVKLHIVPTNKADDFYKKELGGLLTPPSGEQVEEWAGLETARQLRITFDDTQRPACDVAISGLGWITVETVSQALKEPDADVIPDATVISLDVHVPKAVEIFVRPPLPVGKVGGEWYQYRDLTEKEEETRPKWYF, from the exons ATGATTCCTAAAACCCTCTCCCTCACCTCCATCTCCCCATTCCTTCTTCCCCAATTCAAAATCCCCAAATCCCACAATCCGGGTCGGGTCACAATCATCTGTAAATCAGTTAATTCACAACCCCAACAACAAACCCAACCCGAATTATCAGTTTCTGGACCCGAATCACAGGGAACCGGAGCTGCTGCCCCGACCCGAGGGGACATCTTTCTTGAAAGACAACAGCTTTTGGcagcttcttcttcttcttcttcttcttcttctctggttattgagaaaaagaagaagaaaaagaaggaaAAAACAAGTGGGTCGTTGAAAGTTGCAACCTTTTGTTGTTATGGGTGTGGGGCTCCCTTGCAGGTTTCAGAAATGGATGCTCCGGGTTATGTTGACCCGGAAACTTATGAGCTG AAGAAGAAACACCGCCAGCTCAGGACAATTCTTTGTGGTAGGTGCCGCCTATTATCTCACGGACACATGGTCACCGCTGTTGGCGGCAATGGTGGGTATGCAGGCGGAAAGCAATTTGTTACTGCCGAGGAGCTTAGGGAAAAGTTACGTCACTTACGCCATGAGAAAGCTTTAATTGTAAAACTG GTAGACATAGTGGATTTCAATGGCAGTTTTTTGGCTCATGTACGTGATCTTGCAGGTGCGAATCCGATTATATTAGTAGTGACAAAG GTTGACCTTCTTCCAAAAGGGACCGATTTTAATTGTGTTGGTGATTGGGTTGTCGAGGCCACCATGAGAAAGAAGCTCAA TGTTTTAAGTGTCCACTTGACAAGTTCAAAGTCATTGGTTGGAATTACTGGAGTCGTGTCTGAAATTCAAAAAGAGAAGAAGGGGCGGGATGTGTACATCCTG gGAGCAGCTAACGTCGGAAAATCTGCGTTCATCAATGCGATATTGA AGATGCTGTCCGATAAAGATCCCGTTGCTGCAATGGCAAGAAAATACAAACCAATACAATCTGCTGTTCCTGGAACCACAGTCGGCCCAATTCAAATTAACGCTTTTCTTGGGGGAGGG AAAGTATACGATACACCTGGAGTTCATCTTCATCATAGACAAGCTGCCGTGGTTCATTCACAAGATTTACCTGCCCTGGCTCCACGTAGTCGGCTCAGAGGTCAATCATTTACA AAAGAGGTTGTTAAGGATCAATGGGTAAGTGAGAAAACGGAGTTTAACAGCCTGACGGGTTTTTCCATATTCTGGGGAGGCCTTGTTCGAATCGACGTTTTGAAG GTTCTTCCGGAAACATGCTTAACATTTTATGGACCCAAGGCGGTAAAGCTTCATATTGTACCCACGAATAAAGCAGATGATTTTTACAAG AAAGAGTTGGGAGGTCTTTTAACGCCTCCCAGTGGAGAACAAGTAGAAGAATGGGCTGGACTTGAGACTGCTCGCCAGTTACGAATAACGTTTGACGACACACAAAG ACCTGCTTGTGATGTGGCGATCTCGGGTCTAGGATGGATAACGGTTGAAACAGTTAGCCAAGCACTTAAAGAACCCGACGCAGATGTGATACCAGATGCCACAGTGATTTCATTAGATGTTCATGTTCCAAAGGCGGTTGAGATCTTTGTTCGGCCGCCACTTCCGGTGGGGAAGGTTGGAGGAGAATGGTATCAATATAGAGATTTGactgaaaaagaagaagaaaccagacccaagtggtatttttga